From one Luteolibacter sp. SL250 genomic stretch:
- a CDS encoding M56 family metallopeptidase — MSARWRYALWLPMLVVMVLPALPSVPFGWSLPVTEDRWEPVVATPPAAHEAVVEMELSPHSPAPAAVGGTAAVRRTVNPFAIAWLTGACVVLAMGLAGYVRHLRRISGTAVAVEESLLRQIRAAADEAGLSRVPRVLVSPMLDSPAVTGVFRATLLLPARFPEGFSSEETRLILLHEFCHLKRHDLAVNAVACVLQALHWFNPLLWFAFARMRADREEACDAQVLSIGSGDSRAAYGAALLKLQGGFPLQGFSLGFVGIFERAAGMKSRVREIAAYRKTGMGQRVAGAAMLTLLVVFGATKAQEPVKPETPAAGGGNTEKVAKPPSAGQIAIDRKLDTIVIPRISFQETALLDGVEFLRLRSDELDVTAPPAERGVNIVGVLRPQKEGELFNPGPRINLEKRNITLRDALVTFCQDTGSIFRVDDHAVVVHPTDMEGYGQMPEQKGAAADFAATLILQRARLEMTPLQELVDTFNEQAAKAAKGGPVFPIVIGEGVDPAVTSGTMALRRVPLATVLSYTLDGMGLTWTAEEKRIVIRKK; from the coding sequence CTGTCCGCACGGTGGCGCTACGCGCTGTGGCTGCCCATGCTGGTGGTGATGGTGCTGCCCGCGCTGCCGTCCGTCCCGTTCGGCTGGTCGTTGCCGGTGACGGAGGACCGCTGGGAGCCGGTGGTGGCGACTCCCCCGGCAGCCCACGAGGCGGTGGTGGAAATGGAACTTTCACCCCACTCCCCTGCCCCGGCTGCTGTGGGCGGAACGGCTGCCGTGCGGCGGACGGTGAATCCCTTTGCCATCGCCTGGCTGACGGGTGCCTGCGTGGTGCTGGCCATGGGGCTGGCGGGATATGTGCGGCACCTGCGGCGCATTTCCGGCACGGCGGTGGCGGTGGAGGAATCGCTGCTCAGGCAGATCCGCGCGGCGGCGGATGAGGCGGGCCTGTCCCGCGTGCCACGGGTGCTGGTGTCCCCGATGTTGGACAGCCCGGCGGTCACGGGCGTTTTCCGCGCCACACTGTTGCTCCCGGCGCGCTTTCCGGAGGGATTCAGTTCGGAGGAAACGCGGCTCATCCTGCTGCATGAGTTCTGCCACCTGAAACGCCATGACCTGGCGGTGAATGCGGTGGCCTGCGTGCTGCAGGCGCTCCATTGGTTCAATCCGCTGCTGTGGTTCGCCTTCGCGAGGATGCGCGCGGACCGTGAGGAGGCGTGCGATGCGCAGGTGCTTTCCATCGGCTCCGGGGACAGCCGTGCGGCCTATGGCGCGGCATTGCTGAAGCTGCAGGGTGGCTTTCCGCTGCAGGGATTCAGCCTCGGCTTCGTGGGCATCTTCGAGCGTGCGGCGGGGATGAAGTCACGCGTCAGGGAGATCGCCGCGTATCGGAAAACGGGCATGGGACAGCGGGTGGCTGGTGCTGCCATGCTCACGCTGCTGGTGGTGTTCGGCGCGACGAAGGCTCAGGAACCGGTGAAGCCGGAGACACCGGCGGCGGGTGGTGGGAACACGGAAAAGGTGGCGAAGCCGCCGAGCGCCGGGCAGATCGCCATCGACCGCAAGCTGGATACCATCGTCATCCCGAGGATCAGTTTCCAAGAGACGGCCTTGCTCGATGGCGTGGAGTTCCTGCGCCTTAGGTCGGATGAACTGGATGTCACGGCGCCCCCTGCGGAGCGTGGCGTCAACATTGTGGGAGTGCTGCGGCCGCAGAAGGAAGGCGAGCTTTTCAACCCCGGCCCGAGGATCAATCTGGAAAAGCGGAACATCACGCTGCGCGACGCGCTGGTTACCTTCTGCCAGGACACAGGTTCCATCTTCCGCGTGGATGACCATGCGGTGGTGGTCCACCCGACGGACATGGAGGGCTACGGACAGATGCCGGAGCAAAAGGGCGCGGCGGCGGACTTCGCGGCGACGCTCATCCTCCAGCGCGCGAGGCTCGAGATGACGCCGCTGCAGGAGCTGGTGGACACTTTCAACGAACAGGCTGCCAAGGCGGCGAAGGGCGGGCCGGTGTTTCCCATCGTCATCGGTGAAGGCGTGGACCCCGCCGTCACCAGCGGCACCATGGCCCTCCGCCGCGTGCCGCTGGCCACGGTGCTGTCCTACACCCTGGACGGAATGGGCCTGACTTGGACGGCGGAGGAAAAGAGGATCGTCATCCGGAAGAAGTGA
- a CDS encoding BlaI/MecI/CopY family transcriptional regulator: MTPPSFPESEWAIMEVLWASSPQTASEVAKVLAVTKGWAENTVRTLLGRLVEKGALAVAEEAGPPRRYVPAVRREACVKAESESFLDRVFRGAAKPLLVHFASNAELTPEEVKELKKLLDDSIKKNKNPKP; the protein is encoded by the coding sequence ATGACACCGCCGAGTTTTCCGGAATCCGAATGGGCCATCATGGAGGTGCTGTGGGCGTCCTCCCCGCAGACGGCGTCCGAGGTGGCGAAGGTGCTGGCGGTGACGAAGGGCTGGGCGGAGAACACGGTGCGGACGCTGCTGGGCAGGCTGGTGGAAAAGGGCGCGCTGGCGGTGGCGGAGGAGGCGGGACCGCCACGGAGGTATGTCCCGGCGGTGAGGCGTGAGGCGTGCGTGAAGGCGGAGAGCGAATCCTTTCTGGACCGCGTCTTCCGGGGCGCGGCGAAGCCGTTGCTGGTGCACTTCGCCAGCAACGCGGAGCTGACCCCGGAGGAGGTGAAGGAGCTGAAGAAGCTGCTGGATGACTCCATCAAGAAGAACAAAAACCCGAAACCCTGA
- the crcB gene encoding fluoride efflux transporter CrcB: protein MKQALIVGLGGAIGSIARWALGGAILHRLPNLKFPLGTFAVNITGCLIIGIIAGLAERRGMLSPDARLFLMTGLCGGFTTFSAFANENVFLLRRGETVTALLYIGGSIIVGLLAVWAGFRAVPQG, encoded by the coding sequence ATGAAGCAAGCGCTCATCGTCGGTCTCGGCGGCGCCATCGGGTCCATCGCCCGCTGGGCATTGGGCGGCGCGATCCTCCATCGCCTGCCGAACCTGAAGTTCCCGCTGGGCACCTTTGCGGTGAACATCACCGGCTGCCTCATCATCGGCATCATCGCCGGGCTCGCGGAGCGGCGGGGCATGCTGTCGCCGGACGCGCGGCTGTTCCTCATGACCGGCCTCTGCGGCGGCTTCACCACCTTCTCCGCCTTCGCGAATGAGAATGTCTTCCTGCTGCGCCGCGGGGAGACGGTGACGGCGCTGCTCTACATCGGCGGCAGTATCATCGTCGGCCTGCTGGCCGTGTGGGCGGGATTCCGTGCGGTTCCGCAGGGGTGA
- the cysS gene encoding cysteine--tRNA ligase, giving the protein MRLFDTLTRTERELSPIDGSTFRFYCCGPTVYGPAHIGNFRTFVLQDVFRRVLETGGLRTLHVRNITDVDDKTIRDSQKAGKMLKDFTDAWTEKFHADCEALACLPPHIEPGAVDHIPQQIDMIAKLVEKGHAYSSDDGSVYFKISSFPGYGKLSHLDTRELDLGKTQNERANADEYEKDSLSDFVLWKSRKPEDGENFWQSPWGEGRPGWHLECSAMIHEYLGDTFDLHSGGVDLVFPHHENEIAQSQCACGGHFAAHWFHITHLLVDGGKMSKSLGNLYTIEDLAAKGFTPMEVRYVLIGAHYRKQLNFTLESLSGAREALLKLAKGARQLAAKIGDEHVTFTSVGFGPFEAAWKSLQHDLNTPGALGGIFTGLKEASSLEGVEAAKALAGLNRILRALGITLPEIVEQKEADVPDNIRALAEERWAFRTAKNWAKSDELRDQLAGLGWVVKDGKEGYTLVEK; this is encoded by the coding sequence ATGCGGCTTTTCGACACGCTGACCCGGACCGAGCGCGAGCTCTCCCCCATCGATGGATCCACCTTCCGGTTCTATTGCTGTGGTCCCACGGTCTATGGTCCGGCGCACATCGGGAACTTCCGCACCTTCGTCCTGCAGGATGTCTTCCGCCGCGTGCTGGAGACGGGAGGCCTCCGCACGCTGCACGTGCGCAACATCACGGACGTGGATGACAAGACCATCCGCGACTCCCAGAAGGCCGGGAAGATGCTGAAGGACTTCACGGACGCATGGACGGAGAAGTTCCACGCGGACTGCGAGGCGCTGGCCTGCCTGCCGCCCCACATCGAGCCGGGCGCGGTGGACCACATCCCGCAGCAGATCGACATGATCGCGAAGCTGGTGGAAAAAGGCCACGCCTACTCCTCCGACGACGGCTCGGTGTATTTCAAGATCTCCTCCTTTCCCGGCTACGGAAAGCTGTCCCACCTGGACACCCGCGAGCTGGACTTGGGCAAGACCCAGAACGAACGCGCGAACGCGGATGAATACGAGAAGGACAGCCTGTCCGACTTCGTCCTGTGGAAATCCCGCAAGCCGGAGGACGGTGAGAATTTCTGGCAATCCCCGTGGGGCGAGGGCCGTCCCGGCTGGCACCTGGAGTGCTCCGCGATGATCCACGAATACCTGGGCGATACCTTCGACCTGCACTCCGGTGGCGTGGACCTCGTGTTCCCGCACCATGAGAACGAGATCGCGCAGAGCCAGTGCGCCTGCGGCGGCCACTTCGCCGCGCATTGGTTCCACATCACCCACCTGCTGGTGGACGGCGGGAAGATGTCGAAGTCGCTGGGGAACCTCTACACCATCGAGGACCTGGCCGCGAAGGGCTTCACGCCCATGGAGGTGCGCTACGTGCTCATCGGCGCGCACTACCGGAAGCAACTCAACTTCACGCTGGAGTCCCTCTCCGGTGCCCGCGAGGCGCTGCTCAAGCTGGCGAAGGGCGCACGGCAGCTCGCCGCGAAGATCGGGGACGAGCATGTGACCTTCACCTCGGTCGGCTTCGGTCCATTCGAGGCCGCATGGAAAAGCCTGCAACATGACCTGAACACGCCGGGCGCGCTCGGTGGCATCTTCACCGGCCTGAAGGAAGCATCCTCCCTGGAAGGCGTGGAAGCGGCGAAGGCGTTGGCCGGACTGAACCGCATCCTGCGCGCGCTGGGCATCACCTTGCCGGAGATCGTCGAGCAAAAGGAAGCCGACGTGCCGGATAACATCCGCGCGCTGGCCGAGGAACGCTGGGCTTTCCGCACCGCGAAGAACTGGGCGAAGTCCGACGAACTCCGCGATCAACTGGCCGGACTCGGCTGGGTGGTGAAGGACGGCAAGGAAGGGTACACGCTGGTGGAGAAGTAG
- a CDS encoding PEP-CTERM sorting domain-containing protein (PEP-CTERM proteins occur, often in large numbers, in the proteomes of bacteria that also encode an exosortase, a predicted intramembrane cysteine proteinase. The presence of a PEP-CTERM domain at a protein's C-terminus predicts cleavage within the sorting domain, followed by covalent anchoring to some some component of the (usually Gram-negative) cell surface. Many PEP-CTERM proteins exhibit an unusual sequence composition that includes large numbers of potential glycosylation sites. Expression of one such protein has been shown restore the ability of a bacterium to form floc, a type of biofilm.) gives MKVPIEVLKEGQSPRVIYVELDTPAIPEPSTMLLLPFSAALMFRRKR, from the coding sequence GTGAAAGTACCTATCGAGGTGCTGAAGGAAGGCCAGTCCCCGCGGGTGATCTATGTGGAACTGGACACCCCGGCGATCCCGGAGCCGTCCACCATGCTGCTGCTGCCCTTTTCCGCGGCGCTCATGTTCCGCCGCAAACGGTGA
- a CDS encoding Hpt domain-containing protein, giving the protein MTQSFSADSNLVFNPTRFERMACGDLPGFFELAEEYFADVRVRLAGWPSLFSAGELPRLAEDFHRCKGGAAMFGLERMFSLLGMWEREPQIGQNPLDLERFVKELGAAEDAVAGFRANQPDA; this is encoded by the coding sequence ATGACTCAGTCTTTTTCAGCAGACAGCAACCTGGTTTTCAATCCCACCCGTTTCGAGCGGATGGCTTGTGGTGATTTGCCTGGGTTTTTCGAACTTGCGGAAGAGTATTTCGCGGACGTGCGCGTAAGGCTGGCCGGTTGGCCGTCGTTGTTTTCCGCAGGGGAACTGCCGCGGCTGGCCGAGGATTTCCACCGCTGCAAGGGGGGGGCCGCCATGTTCGGTCTGGAGCGCATGTTTTCCTTGCTCGGCATGTGGGAGCGTGAACCTCAGATTGGACAGAATCCGCTGGATCTGGAACGCTTCGTGAAGGAACTGGGTGCGGCGGAGGACGCCGTGGCCGGCTTCCGTGCGAACCAACCAGATGCCTGA
- a CDS encoding YbjN domain-containing protein: MRHHSRQILSVEECFGGNGWHCELVEGRDVLQAGFDAHHTRVALVAQAYPQLNALSIVTESRLALDEDHLPAVLELLARANKQLTLGGFEYDLDREFLVFRITNLFERERYDGDIISSMVHCAIAELDRITPYAAVVKNTAADLLPDLDLGRLLMREDLIPPVPGYEEEEEY, encoded by the coding sequence ATGCGCCATCATTCGCGACAAATCCTCTCCGTTGAAGAATGCTTCGGCGGCAACGGCTGGCACTGTGAACTGGTGGAGGGCCGTGACGTGCTCCAGGCCGGTTTCGATGCCCACCACACGCGCGTCGCCCTTGTGGCCCAGGCTTACCCGCAGCTCAACGCGCTGAGCATCGTCACCGAGTCCCGCCTGGCGCTGGATGAGGATCATCTGCCCGCCGTGCTGGAACTGCTGGCCCGTGCGAACAAGCAGCTCACGCTGGGGGGATTCGAGTATGATCTGGACCGCGAGTTCCTGGTTTTCCGCATCACCAACCTCTTCGAGCGCGAGCGCTACGACGGTGACATCATTTCCTCCATGGTCCACTGTGCCATCGCGGAACTGGACCGCATCACCCCCTATGCGGCGGTCGTGAAAAACACCGCCGCCGACCTTTTGCCGGACCTGGACCTGGGCCGCCTGCTCATGCGGGAGGATCTCATCCCGCCCGTTCCGGGATATGAGGAAGAAGAGGAGTATTGA
- the cdaA gene encoding diadenylate cyclase CdaA translates to MLDFLQNHWRDGIEILVLAICVYQIYRAFRNTRGAQILVGLASILIALTLISQLFDFQVIGFIITRAAAVLAFALIVIFQPELRDALARLGSKRIYPFFTSKGRVALFEKFSDSVINLSKKRIGALFAIQRGINLKKHLETGVVLDAKFSPELAMAVFHPKAPLHDGGMIIAEDRVAGAACVFPVTQREMHDRSTGLRHRAAIGVTEETDAVAVVVSEETGGISICIDGKLERNLTEKQFRDRINELFISRKPANETESTEALAGEAPVTGSGGRDMVSD, encoded by the coding sequence ATGTTGGATTTTCTACAAAACCATTGGCGGGACGGCATCGAGATCCTCGTGCTGGCCATCTGCGTGTACCAGATCTACCGGGCGTTCAGGAACACCCGCGGCGCGCAGATCCTTGTCGGACTGGCGTCCATCCTCATCGCCCTCACGCTGATCTCCCAGCTTTTCGATTTCCAGGTCATCGGCTTCATCATCACCCGGGCGGCGGCGGTATTGGCCTTCGCCCTCATCGTGATCTTCCAGCCGGAGCTACGGGACGCTCTGGCGCGCCTGGGCAGCAAGCGGATCTACCCATTCTTCACGAGCAAGGGCCGCGTCGCCCTGTTCGAAAAATTCTCGGACTCCGTCATCAACCTTTCCAAGAAGCGCATCGGTGCGCTGTTCGCCATCCAACGGGGCATCAACCTGAAAAAGCACCTGGAGACAGGCGTGGTGCTGGACGCGAAATTCTCGCCCGAACTGGCGATGGCGGTGTTCCACCCGAAGGCACCGCTGCATGACGGAGGCATGATCATCGCGGAGGACCGCGTCGCTGGCGCTGCCTGCGTATTTCCCGTGACCCAGCGTGAAATGCACGACCGCTCCACCGGCCTGCGTCATCGCGCCGCCATCGGTGTGACGGAGGAGACGGACGCCGTTGCCGTCGTGGTCAGCGAGGAAACGGGCGGCATCTCCATCTGCATCGACGGAAAGCTCGAAAGAAACCTGACGGAAAAGCAATTCCGCGACCGCATCAACGAACTCTTCATCTCACGCAAACCTGCCAATGAAACTGAATCCACCGAAGCACTGGCTGGCGAAGCTCCTGTCACTGGGTCTGGCGGCCGCGATATGGTTTCTGATTAA
- the sufT gene encoding putative Fe-S cluster assembly protein SufT translates to MHEEITLTREVPAIQIPSGDSLILPVGTPVFITQRLGGTFTVATSQGLARISAQDSDALGIDMEEEKKKQAEAVRLKDAPLEEQVWAQLKGVYDPEIPVDIVNLGLVYDCILEEAGGKTTALVKMTLTAPGCGMGPVIAADAQAKIMTIDGIDDAKVDLVWDPAWNQEMISEEGKMKLGMI, encoded by the coding sequence ATGCACGAGGAGATCACACTGACACGCGAGGTACCAGCCATCCAGATTCCCAGCGGGGACTCGCTGATCCTTCCGGTCGGTACCCCGGTTTTCATCACCCAGCGGCTGGGAGGCACCTTCACGGTCGCCACCTCACAGGGACTCGCCCGTATTTCCGCCCAAGATTCCGATGCCCTCGGCATCGACATGGAGGAGGAAAAGAAAAAGCAGGCGGAAGCCGTCCGCCTGAAAGACGCTCCGCTCGAGGAGCAGGTTTGGGCGCAGCTCAAGGGAGTCTACGATCCGGAAATCCCCGTGGACATCGTGAACCTCGGCCTCGTCTATGATTGCATCCTGGAGGAAGCGGGGGGGAAGACCACCGCCTTGGTGAAAATGACCCTCACCGCCCCCGGCTGCGGCATGGGTCCGGTCATCGCCGCCGACGCCCAGGCGAAGATTATGACCATCGACGGCATCGACGATGCGAAGGTTGATCTGGTGTGGGATCCTGCCTGGAACCAGGAAATGATCTCCGAGGAAGGCAAGATGAAGCTGGGCATGATCTGA
- a CDS encoding TIM barrel protein has product MTDRRSALGLLASAVGVAGVSSVPAARAQDAPKSGMGKIRQSIVHWCFARGAKWKLEDTVEAALELGCRSVEGVGPQDWDLLERHGLKCAYVSAHGFVKGMNQPAFWDENLKAIHERIDQCAARGNPAVLSFTGFADTTAQGGGVVSLEQGKKNCVEAFRKVIGHAEKKGVILLLEHLNSRVAEEMKGHPGYQGDQLDDCAEIVRAVDSPNMKLLFDFYHVQIMHGDLIRRLESCKDILGHIHTAGNPGRGEIGRRQEINYPPLMEKLVELGYTGWVGHEFIPTGDPMAGLREAVHLCQVK; this is encoded by the coding sequence ATGACCGACCGCCGCTCCGCCCTCGGGCTGCTCGCCTCCGCCGTCGGAGTGGCCGGTGTTTCCTCCGTTCCTGCCGCCCGCGCGCAGGACGCGCCAAAGTCCGGCATGGGAAAGATCCGCCAGAGCATCGTCCACTGGTGCTTTGCCCGCGGCGCGAAGTGGAAGCTGGAAGATACGGTGGAAGCCGCCCTGGAACTGGGCTGCCGCAGTGTCGAGGGCGTCGGCCCGCAGGACTGGGACCTGCTGGAACGCCACGGGTTGAAGTGCGCCTACGTTTCCGCCCACGGCTTCGTGAAAGGAATGAACCAGCCCGCATTCTGGGATGAGAACCTCAAAGCCATCCACGAGCGCATCGACCAGTGCGCCGCCCGCGGGAATCCCGCCGTGCTGAGTTTCACCGGCTTCGCGGATACCACGGCTCAGGGTGGTGGCGTTGTCAGTCTGGAGCAGGGGAAGAAGAACTGCGTGGAAGCGTTCCGGAAAGTCATCGGGCATGCGGAGAAAAAGGGAGTCATCCTCCTGCTGGAGCACCTCAACAGCCGCGTGGCGGAGGAAATGAAAGGCCACCCCGGCTACCAGGGTGACCAACTCGACGATTGCGCGGAGATCGTCAGGGCTGTCGATTCCCCGAACATGAAGCTCCTGTTCGATTTCTACCACGTGCAGATCATGCATGGTGATCTCATCCGCCGTCTGGAATCCTGCAAGGACATCCTCGGCCACATCCACACGGCAGGGAATCCCGGTCGCGGTGAGATCGGCCGGCGGCAGGAGATCAACTACCCACCATTGATGGAGAAACTAGTCGAACTCGGTTACACCGGTTGGGTCGGCCACGAGTTCATCCCCACGGGTGATCCTATGGCCGGCCTGCGTGAGGCTGTCCATCTGTGCCAGGTGAAGTAG